The Streptomyces sp. NBC_01255 genome window below encodes:
- a CDS encoding cellulose binding domain-containing protein → MRRTRHLLAGLALTAGLLAGAVPATAAPETPVPTAAAAPSYSWKNARIDGGGFVPGIVFNRTEKDLVYARTDIGGVYRWNQAASSWTPLLDSVDWDHWGHTGVVGLASDTVDPDRLYAAVGTYTNDWDPGNGAVLRSADRGATWQRTDLPFKLGGNMPGRGMGERLAVDPHKNSVLYLGAPSGNGLWRSTDSGVTWSKVTSFTNPGNYRQDPTDTSGYNSDEQGIVWVTFDESTGTPGSATGTIYVGVGDKENAVYRSTDAGATWTRLPGQPTGHLAHKGVLDAENGFLYLAYSDTAGPYDGGKGQVWRYATATGAWTDISPVAEADTFHGFSGLTVDRQRPGTVMVSAYSAWWPDTQIFRTTDSGSTWTKAWDYTSYPTRANRYTMDVSSVPWLTWGATPAPPEQTPKLGWMTEALEIDPFDSNRMMYGTGATIYGTQELTRWDTGTNFTIRPMVKGLEETAVLDLASPPSGAPLISALGDIGGFRHTDLTTVPSMMFTSPNFTSTTSLDYAETNPNTVVRSGHVDGAPHVAFSSDNGANWSAGQEPSGVTGGGTVAASADGSRYVWSPDGTGVHTGTGGAWTASTGIPAGATVESDRVDPKTFYGFKDGTFYASTDGGATFTARATGLPAKGNARFKAVPGRKGDLWFAGGAPDSTYGLWHSTDGGATFARVSGVEQADTIGFGKAAPGATYPALYTSAKIGGVRGIFRSTDAGASWVRINDDAHQWGWTGGAITGDPRVYGRVYVSTNGRGIIYGDTTETGGGTDPGTPPAGGACKVAYRVTNQWQGGFQADVTLTNTSGTAWTGWKLGWDHPAGQRVGQMWNATPVQTGTAVTARNVGWNGTVAAGASASFGFTGTWTGTNPVPAAFTLGGATCSVA, encoded by the coding sequence ATGCGCAGAACACGCCACCTCCTCGCGGGGCTCGCCCTGACAGCGGGCCTCCTCGCGGGAGCGGTCCCCGCGACCGCCGCCCCGGAGACGCCCGTACCCACGGCCGCGGCAGCACCTTCGTACAGCTGGAAGAACGCCCGGATCGACGGCGGCGGCTTCGTCCCCGGCATCGTCTTCAACCGGACCGAGAAGGACCTCGTCTACGCCCGCACCGACATCGGCGGCGTCTACCGCTGGAACCAGGCCGCCTCCTCCTGGACCCCGCTCCTCGACTCCGTCGACTGGGACCACTGGGGCCACACCGGAGTCGTCGGTCTCGCCTCCGACACCGTCGACCCCGACCGGCTGTACGCGGCGGTCGGCACGTACACGAACGACTGGGACCCCGGAAACGGCGCCGTCCTCCGCTCCGCCGACCGCGGCGCCACCTGGCAGCGCACCGACCTCCCCTTCAAGCTCGGCGGCAACATGCCAGGCCGCGGCATGGGCGAACGGCTCGCCGTCGACCCGCACAAGAACAGCGTCCTCTACCTCGGCGCGCCCAGCGGCAACGGCCTGTGGCGCTCCACCGACTCCGGCGTCACCTGGTCGAAGGTCACCAGCTTCACCAACCCCGGCAATTACCGGCAGGACCCGACCGACACCAGCGGCTACAACTCCGACGAGCAGGGCATCGTCTGGGTCACCTTCGACGAGTCCACGGGCACCCCCGGGTCCGCGACCGGCACGATCTACGTCGGCGTGGGCGACAAGGAGAACGCCGTCTACCGCTCCACCGACGCGGGCGCCACCTGGACCCGACTGCCCGGCCAGCCCACCGGCCACCTCGCCCACAAGGGCGTCCTCGACGCGGAGAACGGCTTCCTCTACCTCGCGTACAGCGACACGGCGGGACCGTACGACGGCGGCAAGGGCCAGGTCTGGCGGTACGCCACCGCCACCGGCGCGTGGACGGACATCAGCCCCGTCGCCGAGGCCGACACCTTCCACGGCTTCAGCGGCCTCACCGTCGACCGGCAGCGGCCCGGCACGGTCATGGTCTCCGCCTACAGCGCCTGGTGGCCGGACACCCAGATCTTCCGCACCACCGACTCCGGCTCCACCTGGACCAAGGCCTGGGACTACACGTCGTACCCGACCCGCGCCAACCGCTACACGATGGACGTCTCCTCCGTCCCCTGGCTGACCTGGGGTGCCACCCCGGCCCCGCCCGAACAGACCCCGAAGCTCGGCTGGATGACCGAGGCCCTGGAGATCGACCCCTTCGACTCGAACCGCATGATGTACGGCACGGGCGCCACGATCTACGGCACCCAGGAGCTCACCCGGTGGGACACCGGCACGAACTTCACCATCAGGCCCATGGTGAAGGGACTCGAGGAGACCGCCGTCCTCGACCTGGCCTCCCCGCCGTCGGGCGCCCCGCTCATCAGCGCCCTCGGCGACATCGGCGGCTTCCGTCACACGGACCTCACCACGGTCCCGTCGATGATGTTCACCTCCCCGAACTTCACCTCCACGACCAGCCTCGACTACGCCGAGACGAACCCGAACACGGTCGTCCGCTCCGGACACGTCGACGGCGCCCCCCACGTCGCCTTCTCCTCCGACAACGGCGCCAACTGGTCCGCCGGGCAGGAGCCTTCGGGCGTCACCGGCGGCGGCACGGTCGCCGCGTCCGCCGACGGCAGCCGTTACGTGTGGAGCCCGGACGGCACCGGAGTGCACACCGGCACCGGGGGAGCCTGGACCGCCTCCACCGGCATCCCCGCCGGCGCGACCGTCGAGTCCGACCGCGTCGACCCGAAGACCTTCTACGGCTTCAAGGACGGCACCTTCTACGCCAGTACGGACGGCGGCGCGACCTTCACCGCCCGCGCCACCGGCCTCCCGGCCAAGGGCAACGCCCGCTTCAAGGCCGTCCCCGGCAGGAAGGGCGACCTCTGGTTCGCCGGCGGCGCCCCCGACTCCACGTACGGCCTCTGGCACTCCACCGACGGCGGCGCGACCTTCGCCCGGGTCTCCGGCGTCGAGCAGGCCGACACGATCGGCTTCGGCAAGGCCGCGCCCGGCGCCACGTACCCCGCGCTCTACACGAGCGCGAAGATCGGCGGCGTACGGGGGATCTTCCGCTCCACCGACGCGGGCGCGAGCTGGGTTCGGATCAACGACGACGCCCACCAGTGGGGCTGGACCGGCGGCGCGATCACCGGCGACCCCCGGGTCTACGGCCGTGTGTACGTCTCCACCAACGGCCGCGGCATCATCTACGGCGACACGACGGAGACCGGCGGCGGCACCGACCCGGGCACACCCCCGGCTGGAGGCGCCTGCAAGGTCGCGTACAGGGTGACGAACCAGTGGCAGGGCGGCTTCCAGGCCGACGTCACCCTGACCAACACCTCCGGCACCGCCTGGACCGGCTGGAAGCTGGGCTGGGACCACCCGGCGGGTCAGCGCGTCGGCCAGATGTGGAACGCCACCCCCGTCCAGACCGGCACCGCCGTCACCGCCCGGAACGTCGGCTGGAACGGCACGGTCGCCGCCGGGGCCTCCGCCTCCTTCGGCTTCACCGGCACCTGGACCGGCACCAACCCCGTACCGGCCGCCTTCACCCTCGGAGGTGCGACGTGCTCCGTCGCCTGA